One genomic segment of Ricinus communis isolate WT05 ecotype wild-type chromosome 3, ASM1957865v1, whole genome shotgun sequence includes these proteins:
- the LOC8289113 gene encoding uncharacterized protein LOC8289113, which produces MKLLLLVIFYLLATSLYFFSHNISSVPSPSAMVLTGRRSLRERRMLPLDHGIGHHKDKVLDENRKQMTFQEHFREQEHDSRNDLEIVYLIDYNGVTTHPVPTPKHPRP; this is translated from the exons ATGAAATTATTGCTTCTTGTTATCTTCTATCTCCTTGCAACTTCTCTGTATTTCTTTTCCCATAATATCTCCTCTGTTCCTTCTCCTTCTGCCATGGTTCTTACAGGAAGGAGATCCTTGAGAGAACGGAGGATGTTGCCACTCGACCATGGAATTGGGCACCACAAAGACAAG GTTCTTGATGAGAACAGAAAGCAAATGACATTCCAAGAGCATTTCAGAGAACAAGAGCATGATAGCAGAAATGATTTAGAGATTGTTTACCTCATTGACTACAATGGTGTGACAACTCATCCAGTCCCAACTCCAAAACATCCGAGACCATAG